A region from the Candidatus Neomarinimicrobiota bacterium genome encodes:
- a CDS encoding carbohydrate binding family 9 domain-containing protein, translating to MKFILTTILYLITITFPLGAEIDHPSKSLKAIRINEPINIDGYLSESSWKDNGVTEFVQRDPVEGRKPTQKTEVWVAYDNEAIYVAAKLYDSSPDSIIARLARRDERVASDEFEFRVDPWLDHRSGFFFRVSAAGAIRDGILFNDGSNDDSWDGVWESATSINREGWEVEIKIPYSQLRFPEKEIHTWGVNFIRQIERNNERIMYVMIPKNSSGDASWFAHLTGIENISQPRLIELLPFSAGRAEYIQTNAGNPFNDGSRFFNQLGLDLKLGLSSGLTLDATFNPDFGQVEVDPEVVNLSDFETFFPEKRPFFIEGSNIFRFGGGGVENYLSFNYGDPLFFYTRRIGRFPQGETNDDYENVSIPSGSTILGAGKISGKVTPEWSIGLINALTAREYADVDFNGSRFREEVEPLTNYTVIRTQREFNGGRHGLGLIGTNTYRDMGNSILENSLTGSAFMSGVDGWLTLDSDRKYVVTGWLARSRINGTEEVITAVQRSSPHYYQRPDADYVSVDSTATSMTGSAGRIYINKQKGSVIFNSGFAMISPGFEINDAGFQSNADQINWHIATGYNDVDPGKYLRSKFFSIATFRNWDFGGNKYAEGYFLFSGGELLNYWNMEFNYSYFPQFSNNNLSRGGPFIKGPIGRLAEIIIRSDERKELSYSLGVQQGKATRWFWNYSFDMTWKPNSQFNLSLNPVYTWDVTEAFYVGEEEDLTALNTFGKRYLFAETDNRSFSLGTRLNWTFTPKLSLQLFVQPLIFAIKYKDYKELANPGEFEFNIYGKDDNSTIVQSDDGEIFTISPDISRNAESFEIDNQDFNFKSLIGNAVLRWEYLPGSVFFLAWTQNRSDFDDGNGFFDFRDNTRRLFDTKPDNIILAKFTYWWNP from the coding sequence TTGAAGTTTATTTTAACAACAATATTATACTTAATAACAATAACATTTCCTTTAGGGGCTGAGATTGACCATCCTTCAAAATCTTTGAAGGCGATCAGGATAAACGAACCGATTAATATTGACGGGTACTTAAGCGAAAGCAGTTGGAAAGATAATGGTGTCACAGAATTTGTTCAACGCGACCCTGTTGAAGGCAGGAAGCCGACCCAGAAAACGGAAGTTTGGGTCGCTTATGACAACGAAGCTATTTATGTGGCAGCTAAACTGTACGATTCGTCTCCGGACTCGATAATCGCTCGACTTGCAAGAAGGGATGAAAGAGTCGCTTCAGATGAGTTCGAGTTTAGGGTTGATCCCTGGTTAGATCATAGATCGGGGTTTTTCTTTAGAGTCTCCGCGGCGGGGGCAATAAGAGACGGAATCCTGTTCAACGACGGATCAAATGATGATTCATGGGACGGCGTCTGGGAAAGCGCCACATCCATAAATCGTGAAGGATGGGAAGTTGAAATAAAAATTCCTTATTCACAGCTTAGATTTCCGGAAAAAGAAATTCATACCTGGGGGGTTAACTTTATTAGGCAGATTGAGCGGAATAACGAACGAATTATGTATGTGATGATTCCGAAAAATTCCAGCGGTGATGCATCCTGGTTTGCGCATCTTACCGGAATTGAAAATATCAGTCAACCCAGATTAATTGAATTGCTCCCATTTTCTGCCGGAAGAGCAGAATATATACAAACGAATGCCGGTAATCCATTTAATGACGGAAGTAGATTTTTCAATCAATTGGGTTTAGACCTGAAATTGGGATTATCAAGCGGTCTTACTCTCGATGCCACGTTTAATCCTGATTTCGGTCAGGTGGAAGTAGACCCGGAAGTAGTAAATTTATCTGATTTCGAAACGTTTTTCCCTGAAAAGCGCCCTTTTTTCATTGAAGGTTCGAATATTTTTCGATTTGGAGGTGGAGGGGTAGAAAATTACTTGAGTTTTAATTACGGGGACCCACTGTTCTTCTATACAAGGCGTATCGGAAGATTTCCTCAGGGTGAAACTAATGATGACTATGAAAATGTTTCGATTCCTTCCGGTTCAACAATTCTTGGAGCTGGTAAGATATCAGGCAAAGTAACTCCTGAATGGTCAATTGGTCTGATTAATGCCCTAACTGCAAGGGAATATGCGGATGTGGACTTCAATGGATCGAGATTTAGAGAGGAAGTGGAGCCGCTAACTAATTATACTGTGATCAGGACACAACGGGAATTTAACGGGGGAAGACACGGCTTGGGTCTGATAGGTACAAATACCTATAGAGATATGGGAAACTCAATTCTTGAGAATTCATTAACGGGCAGCGCTTTTATGAGCGGAGTTGACGGCTGGCTCACTCTTGATTCTGATAGGAAGTATGTTGTTACAGGATGGTTGGCACGAAGTAGAATCAACGGAACAGAGGAGGTAATCACAGCTGTTCAACGTTCAAGCCCCCATTATTATCAACGTCCGGATGCAGATTATGTCTCAGTCGATTCTACGGCTACATCAATGACAGGATCAGCAGGCAGGATTTACATCAACAAGCAAAAGGGCAGTGTAATATTCAATTCGGGTTTTGCGATGATCTCGCCCGGATTTGAGATAAATGATGCCGGTTTTCAATCAAACGCTGATCAAATCAACTGGCATATCGCAACCGGATACAATGATGTTGATCCGGGAAAATATCTCAGGAGCAAATTTTTTTCCATTGCTACTTTCAGAAATTGGGATTTTGGAGGGAATAAATATGCAGAAGGATATTTCCTCTTTTCCGGAGGTGAGTTGCTGAATTATTGGAACATGGAATTTAATTATTCATATTTCCCCCAATTTTCTAATAATAATCTGAGCAGAGGAGGGCCTTTTATAAAAGGACCAATCGGCAGATTGGCGGAGATAATCATTAGGTCTGATGAGAGAAAGGAATTGTCCTATTCCCTTGGAGTACAGCAAGGCAAAGCCACTCGCTGGTTTTGGAACTATAGCTTTGATATGACATGGAAACCAAACTCACAGTTTAACCTGAGTTTAAACCCGGTTTATACCTGGGATGTAACAGAGGCTTTTTATGTGGGTGAAGAAGAAGACCTTACGGCATTGAATACCTTCGGTAAACGATATTTATTCGCCGAAACCGATAACAGATCGTTTTCACTGGGAACGAGACTCAATTGGACTTTTACCCCGAAGTTAAGTCTGCAGCTTTTTGTGCAACCCCTCATTTTTGCCATCAAATATAAAGATTATAAGGAGTTGGCAAATCCCGGCGAATTTGAATTTAATATCTATGGTAAAGACGATAATTCTACGATAGTACAAAGTGATGACGGGGAAATTTTTACTATCAGTCCTGATATCTCACGTAACGCCGAATCTTTTGAAATAGACAATCAAGATTTCAATTTCAAATCGCTAATAGGAAATGCAGTTTTACGGTGGGAATATCTGCCCGGTTCTGTATTTTTCCTCGCCTGGACCCAGAACAGAAGTGACTTCGATGATGGGAATGGTTTCTTTGATTTTAGAGATAATACAAGGCGGTTATTCGATACCAAACCCGACAATATTATCCTTGCAAAATTTACTTATTGGTGGAATCCTTAA
- a CDS encoding flagellar motor protein MotB, whose translation MPRVNPTKIGRRYRKSVDDVDDWLITYSDLVTLILTFFILLAAISKVDPLRFERIAQSLSGAYGTSKNTRQVDLKTVFRMINELIGESAYAEYVEVELRPIGVAVTFKGNTLFSSGNATIKKNIEPVLVGLAGVMKSLPYSIAIEGHTDDIPISSPQFPSNWELSTARASRVVRFLIGRGVETEKLFAAGYADTKSKVPNRDNSGNPIPENRAENRRVEIIFQAR comes from the coding sequence ATGCCTCGCGTAAATCCAACAAAGATTGGCAGAAGATACAGAAAATCAGTTGATGATGTTGATGATTGGTTAATCACGTACAGTGATCTTGTTACCCTAATATTAACATTTTTCATACTTCTGGCAGCAATTTCTAAAGTTGATCCGCTCCGTTTTGAAAGAATTGCACAGTCCTTATCAGGCGCTTACGGAACATCTAAAAATACTCGACAGGTAGATCTCAAAACAGTTTTTAGAATGATTAATGAGTTGATCGGTGAATCAGCTTATGCTGAATACGTGGAGGTGGAATTGCGACCCATAGGAGTTGCGGTCACTTTCAAAGGGAATACGTTATTTTCTTCCGGCAATGCGACGATCAAAAAAAATATAGAGCCCGTTTTGGTTGGATTAGCAGGAGTAATGAAGTCATTACCTTATAGTATTGCGATTGAAGGACATACGGATGACATACCTATTTCATCTCCTCAATTCCCATCAAATTGGGAATTATCTACTGCCAGGGCATCACGTGTAGTAAGATTCTTGATAGGCAGGGGAGTTGAGACTGAAAAATTATTTGCGGCCGGATATGCCGACACAAAATCAAAAGTACCGAATAGAGACAATTCCGGAAACCCTATCCCCGAAAATAGAGCAGAAAATCGGAGAGTGGAGATAATATTCCAAGCCCGTTGA
- a CDS encoding MotA/TolQ/ExbB proton channel family protein, which translates to MNKSTVLGIILGIGLVVGAISLETDDWRVFYNPAGILIVLGGTAASSFLSYPFMDVLGVFRSFYVVLRKEPPRLEDYIPEVMNLVMTARKGGRLALEKKVSKIKNFFLADAIQMLADGYSLNEINDILNERVYFRSQREGKESDMLTSMSKFAPAFGMIGTLIGLIILLSNMTLESMDNIGSGMSVALITTFYGVLLANLIFKPIGVKLATRTEEEILMMEMIIDSVKMISEGWHPAKVQDYMNSFIKPSKRVLPDREDFKNKKKRIAQAEVA; encoded by the coding sequence TTAGTAGTCGGCGCAATTTCACTTGAAACGGACGATTGGAGAGTATTCTATAATCCGGCCGGCATTTTGATTGTATTGGGAGGAACTGCTGCTTCATCGTTTTTAAGTTATCCTTTTATGGACGTATTAGGTGTCTTCAGGTCTTTTTATGTCGTTCTCAGAAAAGAACCGCCCAGATTGGAAGATTACATTCCGGAAGTTATGAATCTGGTAATGACGGCGAGAAAGGGTGGACGATTAGCGTTGGAAAAGAAAGTGAGCAAGATAAAAAACTTTTTTTTGGCTGATGCAATACAGATGCTCGCGGATGGATATTCACTCAACGAAATTAATGACATCCTCAATGAAAGAGTATATTTCAGGTCTCAGAGAGAGGGAAAAGAATCTGATATGTTAACGTCAATGTCTAAATTCGCACCTGCATTTGGGATGATTGGAACACTTATTGGACTAATTATTCTCCTTAGCAACATGACCCTTGAATCTATGGATAATATTGGATCTGGAATGTCAGTTGCTTTGATAACAACATTTTATGGAGTACTGCTTGCCAACCTGATCTTTAAACCTATCGGCGTAAAATTAGCTACGAGAACCGAAGAGGAAATTCTTATGATGGAGATGATCATTGACAGCGTAAAAATGATAAGTGAAGGATGGCATCCGGCTAAAGTACAGGATTATATGAATTCCTTTATAAAACCGAGTAAGCGAGTGCTTCCTGACAGAGAAGATTTTAAAAACAAAAAGAAAAGAATAGCGCAGGCAGAAGTAGCATAA